A single Apodemus sylvaticus chromosome 20, mApoSyl1.1, whole genome shotgun sequence DNA region contains:
- the Kiss1r gene encoding kiSS-1 receptor isoform X1 has translation MATEATLGPNVTWWAPSNASGCPGCGANASDDPGPAPRPLDAWLVPLFFAALMLLGLVGNSLVIYVICRHKHMQTVTNFYIANLAATDVTFLLCCVPFTALLYPLPAWVLGDFMCKFVNYIQQVSVQATCATLTAMSVDRWYVTVFPLRALHRRTPRLALAVSLSIWVGSAAVSAPVLALHRLSPGPRTYCSEAFPSRALERAFALYNLLALYLLPLLATCACYGAMLRHLGRAAVRPAPTDGALQGRLLAQRAGAVRTKVSRLVAAVVLLFAACWGPIQLFLVLQALGPSGAWHPRSYAAYALKIWAHCMSYSNSALNPLLYAFLGSHFRRAFCRVCPCGPQPQRRSHAAARSGRAATHSVPHSRAAHPGRIGSPEPGDPVARSPCAQSEHTAPL, from the exons ATGGCCACCGAGGCGACGCTGGGTCCCAACGTGACCTGGTGGGCTCCGTCCAACGCTTCGGGATGCCCAGGCTGCGGTGCCAACGCTTCGGACGACCCGGGCCCCGCGCCCAGGCCCCTGGATGCCTGGCTGGTTCCCCTGTTCTTCGCTGCGCTCATGCTGCTCGGGCTGGTCGGGAACTCACTGGTCATCTACGTCATCTGCCGCCACAAGCACATGCAGACCGTCACCAACTTCTACATCG CCAACCTGGCGGCCACGGACGTCACGTTCCTGCTGTGCTGCGTGCCCTTCACCGCCCTCCTCTATCCGCTGCCCGCCTGGGTGCTCGGGGACTTCATGTGCAAATTCGTCAACTACATCCAGCAG GTCTCGGTGCAAGCCACCTGCGCCACTCTGACGGCCATGAGCGTGGACCGCTGGTACGTGACTGTGTTTCCGCTGCGTGCACTTCACCGCCGCACCCCGCGCCTGGCCTTGGCTGTCAGCCTCAGCATCTGGGTGG GGTCCGCAGCTGTGTCCGCCCCGGTGCTGGCCCTGCACCGCCTGTCGCCGGGGCCTCGCACCTACTGCAGCGAGGCGTTTCCCAGCCGCGCCCTGGAGCGAGCCTTCGCGCTCTACAACCTGCTGGCTCTGTACCTGCTGCCGCTGCTCGCCACCTGCGCCTGCTACGGTGCCATGCTGCGCCACCTGGGCCGCGCCGCCGTCCGCCCGGCACCCACCGACGGCGCCCTGCAG GGGCGGCTGCTGGCACAGCGCGCTGGAGCAGTGCGCACCAAGGTCTCCCGGCTGGTGGCCGCTGTCGTCCTGCTCTTCGCCGCCTGCTGGGGCCCGATCCAGCTGTTCCTGGTGCTTCAAGCCCTGGGCCCCTCAGGGGCCTGGCACCCTCGAAGCTACGCCGCCTACGCGCTCAAGATCTGGGCTCACTGCATGTCCTACAGCAACTCGGCGCTCAACCCGCTGCTCTATGCCTTCCTGGGTTCGCACTTCAGGCGGGCCTTCTGCCGCGTGTGCCCCTGCGGCCCGCAACCGCAGCGCCGGTCCCACGCGGCAGCGCGCTCGGGCCGAGCCGCAACCCACAGTGTGCCACACAGCCGGGCTGCGCACCCGGGCCGGATCGGGAGCCCCGAGCCTGGGGACCCTGTGGCGCGCTCGCCCTGCGCTCAGAGTGAACACACCGCCCCACTCTGA
- the Kiss1r gene encoding kiSS-1 receptor isoform X2 has translation MPRLRCQRFGRPGPRAQAPGCLAGSPVLRCAHAARAGRELTGHLRHLPPQAHADRHQLLHRQPGGHGRHVPAVLRALHRPPLSAARLGARGLHVQIRQLHPAGLGASHLRHSDGHERGPLVRDCVSAACTSPPHPAPGLGCQPQHLGSAAVSAPVLALHRLSPGPRTYCSEAFPSRALERAFALYNLLALYLLPLLATCACYGAMLRHLGRAAVRPAPTDGALQGRLLAQRAGAVRTKVSRLVAAVVLLFAACWGPIQLFLVLQALGPSGAWHPRSYAAYALKIWAHCMSYSNSALNPLLYAFLGSHFRRAFCRVCPCGPQPQRRSHAAARSGRAATHSVPHSRAAHPGRIGSPEPGDPVARSPCAQSEHTAPL, from the exons ATGCCCAGGCTGCGGTGCCAACGCTTCGGACGACCCGGGCCCCGCGCCCAGGCCCCTGGATGCCTGGCTGGTTCCCCTGTTCTTCGCTGCGCTCATGCTGCTCGGGCTGGTCGGGAACTCACTGGTCATCTACGTCATCTGCCGCCACAAGCACATGCAGACCGTCACCAACTTCTACATCG CCAACCTGGCGGCCACGGACGTCACGTTCCTGCTGTGCTGCGTGCCCTTCACCGCCCTCCTCTATCCGCTGCCCGCCTGGGTGCTCGGGGACTTCATGTGCAAATTCGTCAACTACATCCAGCAG GTCTCGGTGCAAGCCACCTGCGCCACTCTGACGGCCATGAGCGTGGACCGCTGGTACGTGACTGTGTTTCCGCTGCGTGCACTTCACCGCCGCACCCCGCGCCTGGCCTTGGCTGTCAGCCTCAGCATCTGG GGTCCGCAGCTGTGTCCGCCCCGGTGCTGGCCCTGCACCGCCTGTCGCCGGGGCCTCGCACCTACTGCAGCGAGGCGTTTCCCAGCCGCGCCCTGGAGCGAGCCTTCGCGCTCTACAACCTGCTGGCTCTGTACCTGCTGCCGCTGCTCGCCACCTGCGCCTGCTACGGTGCCATGCTGCGCCACCTGGGCCGCGCCGCCGTCCGCCCGGCACCCACCGACGGCGCCCTGCAG GGGCGGCTGCTGGCACAGCGCGCTGGAGCAGTGCGCACCAAGGTCTCCCGGCTGGTGGCCGCTGTCGTCCTGCTCTTCGCCGCCTGCTGGGGCCCGATCCAGCTGTTCCTGGTGCTTCAAGCCCTGGGCCCCTCAGGGGCCTGGCACCCTCGAAGCTACGCCGCCTACGCGCTCAAGATCTGGGCTCACTGCATGTCCTACAGCAACTCGGCGCTCAACCCGCTGCTCTATGCCTTCCTGGGTTCGCACTTCAGGCGGGCCTTCTGCCGCGTGTGCCCCTGCGGCCCGCAACCGCAGCGCCGGTCCCACGCGGCAGCGCGCTCGGGCCGAGCCGCAACCCACAGTGTGCCACACAGCCGGGCTGCGCACCCGGGCCGGATCGGGAGCCCCGAGCCTGGGGACCCTGTGGCGCGCTCGCCCTGCGCTCAGAGTGAACACACCGCCCCACTCTGA
- the R3hdm4 gene encoding LOW QUALITY PROTEIN: R3H domain-containing protein 4 (The sequence of the model RefSeq protein was modified relative to this genomic sequence to represent the inferred CDS: deleted 1 base in 1 codon) — MVALDDPEGGPEATPSAGSRLSLPGGLPTLSGSQAKRVSASRRKQHFINQAVRNSDLVPKAKGRKSLQRLENTQYLLTLLETSGGPPGVEDGDLPPPAAPGIFAEACSNATYVEVWNDFMNRSGEEQERVLRYLEDEGQGKRRRGPGRGEDRRREDPVFTPHECFRRISRRLRSVLKRSRIPMETLESWEERLLAFFSVSPQAVYTAMLDNSYERLLLHAVCQYMDLISASADLEGRRQMKVSNRHLDFLPPELLLSAYLDQQ; from the exons ATGGTGGCCCTGGACGACCCAGAAGGCGGCCCCGAGGCTACCCCGAGCGCGGGCAGCAGGCT GTCCCTTCCCGGCGGCCTCCCGACCCTCAGCGGCTCACAGGCGAAGAGGGTCTCGGCCTCAAGACGCAAGCAACATTTTATCAACCAGGCCGTGCGGAATTCGGACCTGGTGCCCAAGGCCAAGGGACGGAAGAGTCTACAGCGCTTGGAGAACA CGCAGTACCTCCTAACTCTGCTCGAGACCTCTGGCGGCCCTCCCGGGGTGGAAGATGGGGACCTGCCTCCTCCCGCAGCGCCTGGCATCTTCGCAGAGGCCTGCAGCAATGCCACCTATGTGGAG GTCTGGAATGATTTTATGAATCGCTCGGGAGAGGAGCAAGAGCGAGTGCTCCGTTACTTGGAGGATGAGGGCCAGGGCAAGCGGAGACGTGGGCCTGGCCGTGGGGAGGATCGGCGGAGAG AGGACCCTGTCTTCACACCCCACGAGTGCTTCAGGCGCATCAGCCGTCGCCTGCGCTCCGTCCTCAAGCGCAGCCGCATCCCGATG GAGACCCTGGAGAGCTGGGAGGAGCGTCTGCTGGCCTTCTTCTCCGTGTCC CCCCAAGCCGTGTACACCGCCATGCTGGACAACAG CTACGAGCGGCTCCTGCTCCACGCCGTGTGCCAGTACATGGACCTCATCTCAGCCA GTGCTGACCTGGAGGGCCGGAGGCAGATGAAGGTCAGCAACCGACACCTGGATTTCCTGCCTCCAGAGCTTCTGTTGTCCGCCTACCTGGACCAGCAATGA